DNA from Sphingomonas astaxanthinifaciens DSM 22298:
GCATGAACTTCCTGTCGAGCCTGTCGAGCTGGGGCGTGCAGGGCGACCAGCTGGTGCTGACCCCTTGAGATGATGACCAACGACCTCCAGCTCGGCGGGCTCTACCTGCTGATGGCGGTGATGCTGGTGGCGGGCGCGCTCATCGGGCGGCGCTCGCCCGTCGCCAAGGGCATCACCTCGGTGCTCGCCTTCGTCGTCATCTTCGGCGCGGGCTTCATCGTCTTCAGCTTTCGCGATGATCTGAGCTATGTCGCGCAGCGGCTTGAAGCCGAAGCGACCGGACGGCCGGTCCGCACCGCGGCCAGCAGCATCCGCGTGCCGATCGCGATCGACGGCCATTTCTGGGTTCAGGCCGAGGTCAACGGCATCCCGGTCGAC
Protein-coding regions in this window:
- a CDS encoding retropepsin-like aspartic protease family protein codes for the protein MTNDLQLGGLYLLMAVMLVAGALIGRRSPVAKGITSVLAFVVIFGAGFIVFSFRDDLSYVAQRLEAEATGRPVRTAASSIRVPIAIDGHFWVQAEVNGIPVDFLVDSGATMTTIGRKTAALAGVPVGEKRDQLVRTGNGLIRVGRGSAETVSLGGIERRDVAMFVTDEDELNVLGMNYLTSLKRWSVEGRWLVLEG